In the genome of Deinococcus betulae, the window CTACGCCACGGGCGTGCTGGCCCTGATGACCTCGGCGGCAGTGGCGGTCTTTCTGACCGAATGGCGGCGGGGACACCGGGGCGCGGCGGCCGCCTTTGCCCTGGTCAGCGTGGTGTTCATCTACACCAGCGTGGTCACGGTCAGCGAGCGCCCCGAAGGCCTGTACATCGCCCTGCTGTTCGTGCTGGGCATCCTGATGGTAAGCGTGGCCTCGCGCATTGGCCGCAGCACTGAGCTGCGCGTGCAGCGCGTAGACCTTGACGACACCGCCCGGACCATGCTGGACGAGGTGAGCGCGCGCGGCCTGCCGGTACGCTTTATCGCCAACCACCTGGACCAGGGCGACGACCTGGAATACCGCGAAAAGGCCCTGGATGTGCGGCTGGGTAACCACCTGTCGCCGGGCGAGGCCGCCCTGTTTTTAGAGGTCGCCATCCGGGACGCCAGCGACTTCAGCGCCGCCGTGCCGGTAACCGGCGTGCGGGTGGGACCGCACCTGATTCTGCGGGCCACGGGCCCCAGCGTGCCCAACACCCTGGCTGCCGTGCTGCTGCATGTGCGCGACCTGACAGGTACGCCCCCCCACGTCTACTTTGAATGGAGTGAGAAAGGACCCGCCGCCAACGCCCTGCGCTTTCTGCTGGCGGGCGAGGGCGACATTCCGCCGCTGACCCACGAAATTCTGCGTGTGGCCGAGGCCGACGCCGACCGGCGCCCACGGGTGCATGTGGGGGGCTAAGAGCAGAACCCAGAGCGGTCACTGGTGGCGACCAGTGGCCGCTTCTCAGACGAACGCTGAACGGGAGTTGAAAAAGGCGCCCCTGGTCTCAAGGTGGAACTGGCAGATGCTGTGAATACAGCTCTGCACCTGCTGGGCAGTCCCAAAATACTAACCGCACTTTCCTCAGGGTCACGATCTTAGCCGCAAAGCCCCGTGCGGCAGCGTTGGTCTCTAAGGCCGCTCTGCCCTGGTGTCGGCCGGCGGGACAACGCCAGGCCGGCCGGGTGTAGCCTGCCCGGCGTGAGGACACCCCCCGTTCCCTTTCGCCCCTCGGCGGCGCAGCTGGGCCTCGTGGCCGCCAACTTTCTGATGTGGGGCGGTTTCTTTGCCGTGATTCCCCTCGTCACGGTGCACTTCAGCGGTCCAGTGGCCCAGGGCGGGCTGGGCTGGGCGGCGGCCAGCGTGGGGCTGGTGCTGGGCCTGCGCCAGTTGACCCAGCAGGGCCTGACCGTATTTGGCGGCGCCTGGGCCGACCGCCTGGGGCCAAAACCGCTGATCGTCTGGGGCTGCGCGCTGCGGACCCTGGGCTTTGCCTGGATGGGCTTTTCGGACAGCCTGCCCGAGCTGCTCGCTTCGGCGCTGCTGGCTGGGGTGGGGGGCGGCCTGTTTGACGCGCCCAAGAGTGCGGCCATTACCCAGGTGACCCACCCCGACCACCGCACCCGCATGTTCAGCCTGACCAGCCTGTCGGGCAACGCCGGCATGGTGACGGGGCCCCTCCTCGGCACCGCGCTGCTGGGCCTGGGCTTCCGAACTGCGGCGCTGGTGGCGGCCAGCGTATACGTGCTGGCGGGCCTGGTGCTGGTCGTCACCCTGCCGCACCTGCGCCCCGAGGGCCGCCCTGGCAGCAGCCTGGCGGGCCTGCGGCAGGCCGCGAAAGACACCCGGTTTCGGCGCTTCACGCTGGTCCTGATTGGCTATTTCATCCTGAGCACGCAAATCAACGTGGCGGTCACCCTCAAGGCCATCAGCCTGGCGGGGCCGGGGGCCACGGGGCCGCTGTACGGCCTCTCGGCGGGACTGGCCGTCTTGCTGCAGTATCCGCTGCTGCGCCTGGTCGAGCGCTGGCTGCCGGTCAGAACGGCGCTGGTTACCGCCGTGGCCCTGGTGGGCCTCAGCCTGGGGCTGATGAGCCTGGCAGGCACCTTTCCGGCGCTGCTCGCCTGCGTGGCGCTCTATAGCCTGGGCACCATGATCGTGTACCCCACCCAGCAGACCCTGACCGCGCGCTTTGCGCCGGGCGCGCTGGTGGGCAGTTACTTCGGGTTCTCAGCCATCAGCCTGGGCGTGGGAGGGGCCGCCGGCAGCGTGCTGGGGGGCGCGCTGGTGGATACGGGCGCTCACCTGGGCCTGAGCGCCCTGCCGTGGTTGACCCTGGCGGCCATCGGGGGCGTCAGTGCAGTAGGCCTGGCCTGGGCGCTGCGAGGCTTTGATGGTGGCCCGGATGGAGATGCGGCCGACAGTTGAGGGCGGTGTTCCGCGCGGTAGATAGAGAGAGCTGCGACGTGGTCAAAGCCAGTGGACCGGGTACGGGCTCCAATTGAGTCGGGCAGACCACCCGATAAACTCTGAGCGAACTGGGAAAGCGGCGCAGCCGGCAAGAGCCAGAAGGAGAAGTTCCGGAGCCCGCGAGATGGAGTCGCAGCTGCTGCCCTCTCGGCTGGGCCGTGCTCAAGGGGACTCTGTACGAGAAGCGGCGCAGTGACACAGAAAGCCGCAACGTGCTGATGAGCAGGCTACAGCTCCCGTCTGCGACAAACCGGAACAGAACCCATGTCTAAACTTGACGCCCGGATATCATTTTTCTCCCTGTTGCTTCCCCCAGATTCAACCGTTGTTACAAATCATTGAAGAGGAGTCTGGAGAGCTGGCAAGTGGGCCAGACGGCCAATCCCCTCAAAGCAGGCGGCCAGACCCCACCGGGCCTGGCCGCTTGCTCCTGCTCAGGGCTTACGGCTGCGACCGGAAAGGGTCCAGGCTCAGGGCCGGCGCACTTTGCAGCGCCTGCACGCCTGCTTGCAGCAAGGTATCCACGCCCTGCGTGAGCTGGCGAATCTCGGGCTCACCCTCGGCGCGGGCCTGGTCGGGCTGCACCCGCTGCGGGTAGGGCGTGCCGTCAGGCTTGGCGTAATTCAGGATGGTCAGTTGCACGGCGCCCTCGCCTACGGGCCAGACGCGGGTGGCGGTGTTGCCCACACCCGCAGTTTCCTCACCGATGATGGGGCCGCGCCCGGCGTACTGAATCTCGAAGGCAAAGAACTCGCTGCACGAGGCGCTGCCCTCGTCCACCAGCACCGCTACCGGGCCGCTCCAGAGGTTGGGGTTACGCACGCTGCCGCGCACCATCCCGTCTTCAATGCGGGTGCCCCGGCTGACCACGGTGCGGTCGTTGCCGTCTGGGCTGCGCGCCACGCGGGTCAGGCTGGGCACAAAGGCACTGACCGCACTGTCGCACTCGGCCAGGCTGCCGCCGCCGTTGCCGCGCAGGTCCACAATCAGGCCCGTCGCGCCCCTCGCCTGCGCCTGCCCGACCAGGTCATGCACACCCTGGGCAATGCCGCCGCCCGACAGGAACGTGGGAATGCGCAGCACCGCCACCTCGCCGGCCCCGGCGCCAGGCACGAACGAGAGGCGCGGCAGGTCACGGGTGCTGCTCTCGCGCGCGGTGAGGGTCAGG includes:
- a CDS encoding S41 family peptidase, with the translated sequence MTSPVPRRPAPRVFARPSLPFLRAARLGGLTALLLGASLAPGAAAQGVVSPAQDIFNKVNLLIQNQYGGLSTVDRAALTEEYQLRLSAVCAPAPDTCEEAKAYPVLSAELTALGDDHSFFNTPEDYREFVASATGGNRLQFGVKLARLDGQNRVVTEVVPGSAAAEAGLQRGDVLQTIGGQPYVYEDLRRAREEGRTIVLGVTRRAETLTLTLTARESSTRDLPRLSFVPGAGAGEVAVLRIPTFLSGGGIAQGVHDLVGQAQARGATGLIVDLRGNGGGSLAECDSAVSAFVPSLTRVARSPDGNDRTVVSRGTRIEDGMVRGSVRNPNLWSGPVAVLVDEGSASCSEFFAFEIQYAGRGPIIGEETAGVGNTATRVWPVGEGAVQLTILNYAKPDGTPYPQRVQPDQARAEGEPEIRQLTQGVDTLLQAGVQALQSAPALSLDPFRSQP
- a CDS encoding MFS transporter → MPGVRTPPVPFRPSAAQLGLVAANFLMWGGFFAVIPLVTVHFSGPVAQGGLGWAAASVGLVLGLRQLTQQGLTVFGGAWADRLGPKPLIVWGCALRTLGFAWMGFSDSLPELLASALLAGVGGGLFDAPKSAAITQVTHPDHRTRMFSLTSLSGNAGMVTGPLLGTALLGLGFRTAALVAASVYVLAGLVLVVTLPHLRPEGRPGSSLAGLRQAAKDTRFRRFTLVLIGYFILSTQINVAVTLKAISLAGPGATGPLYGLSAGLAVLLQYPLLRLVERWLPVRTALVTAVALVGLSLGLMSLAGTFPALLACVALYSLGTMIVYPTQQTLTARFAPGALVGSYFGFSAISLGVGGAAGSVLGGALVDTGAHLGLSALPWLTLAAIGGVSAVGLAWALRGFDGGPDGDAADS